The following is a genomic window from Streptomyces sp. NBC_01381.
TCCGGGTGACCACGAACTCCACCTTCTTCAGCAACGACACGCCGCAGAACATCATCGAGGTCCTCAACTTTCTCAATGACGAACTGCAGGTCGACGAGATGATGCTGTCGCCCGCCTACGCCTACGAGAAGGCGCCGGACCAGGAGCACTTCCTGGGCGTCGAGCAGACCCGCGAACTCTTCAAGAAGGCTTTCGCGGGCGGCAACCGGCGGCGCTGGCGGCTCAACCACTCGCCGCTCTTCCTGGACTTCCTGGAGGGCAAGGCGGACTTCTCCTGCACTGCGTGGGCGATCCCGAACTACTCGCTCTTCGGCTGGCAGCGCCCCTGCTATCTGATGAGCGACGGGTACGTGCCGACGTACAGGGAGCTCATCGAGGAGACCGACTGGAGCAAGTACGGCCGCGGCAAGGACCCGCGGTGCGCCAACTGCATGGCGCACTGCGGCTACGAACCGACCGCCGTACTCGCCACCATGGGTTCCCTCAAGGAGTCCCTCCGCGCCGCCCGTGAGACGGTCTCCGGAAACCGCGGGTGACGTCATGAACCCTGGAACGCCCGTTTCGCTGGGCCTTCCCGAGCTGCCGGTCCGACCGATCTCGGAGCGTCGCGTCTCGCGGCGCATCGAGGTCGGGCCGGTGGCGGTGGGGGGCGGTGCGCCCGTCTCGGTGCAGTCGATGACGACGACGCGTACGTCCGACATCGGGGCGACGCTGCAGCAGATCGCCGAGCTGACGGCGTCCGGCTGCCAGATCGTGCGCGTGGCGTGCCCGACGCAGGATGACGCGGACGCGTTGGCGA
Proteins encoded in this region:
- the hpnH gene encoding adenosyl-hopene transferase HpnH; the encoded protein is MAMPLRQTVKVATYLFEQKLRKREKFPLIVELEPLFACNLACEGCGKIQHPAGVLKQRMPVAQAVGAVLESGAPMVSIAGGEPLMHPQIDEIVRQLVAKKKYVFLCTNAMLLRKKLKKFTPSPYFAFAVHIDGMRERHDESVAKEGVFDEAVEAIKEAKKQGFRVTTNSTFFSNDTPQNIIEVLNFLNDELQVDEMMLSPAYAYEKAPDQEHFLGVEQTRELFKKAFAGGNRRRWRLNHSPLFLDFLEGKADFSCTAWAIPNYSLFGWQRPCYLMSDGYVPTYRELIEETDWSKYGRGKDPRCANCMAHCGYEPTAVLATMGSLKESLRAARETVSGNRG